In one Butyrivibrio proteoclasticus B316 genomic region, the following are encoded:
- a CDS encoding adenine phosphoribosyltransferase produces the protein MKDLKDYVRTIPDFPEKGIMFRDITSVLQDPDGFHLAIETMQNMVADLDFDVVLGAESRGFIFSAPIAYNRGKALVPVRKKGKLPCETIEVEYDLEYGKAVLELHKDAIKPGQKVLLVDDLMATGGTIEAMIKLVEKLGGEVAGVAVLMELKGLNGRERIKNYRLDAAISYEGK, from the coding sequence ATGAAAGATTTAAAAGATTACGTAAGAACAATACCTGATTTTCCTGAGAAAGGAATCATGTTCAGAGACATTACCTCTGTACTTCAGGATCCTGATGGCTTCCATCTTGCAATTGAGACAATGCAGAATATGGTAGCTGATCTTGATTTTGATGTTGTACTTGGAGCAGAATCAAGAGGTTTTATCTTCAGTGCACCTATCGCTTACAACAGAGGCAAGGCACTTGTTCCTGTACGTAAAAAAGGTAAGCTTCCATGCGAGACTATTGAGGTTGAGTACGACCTTGAGTATGGTAAGGCTGTCCTTGAGCTTCACAAGGATGCTATCAAACCTGGTCAGAAGGTTCTTCTTGTTGATGACCTTATGGCAACAGGCGGTACAATTGAAGCTATGATCAAGCTTGTTGAGAAACTTGGCGGAGAAGTTGCAGGTGTTGCAGTTCTCATGGAACTTAAGGGACTTAACGGTAGAGAGAGAATTAAGAATTACAGACTTGATGCAGCTATTAGCTATGAAGGGAAGTAA
- the hemZ gene encoding coproporphyrinogen dehydrogenase HemZ: MVKILEIKVYKVIRVNLNIDKYQYDIHSLFKAFYGNEDVKVIVSGSSNDEGDYFALVNILTEEESPDLVRGKVVVSAGLNSKEIVPVQKEVAYIDHLTVSKNENASTSGDAYTVDTSKNAVKKAIYLALREVTKRDLPWGNLTGIRPTRIAMNLIDNGKSDEEIFEYMKNTYFVSDEKIRLSISIARREKEVLKEIDYENGYSLYIGIPFCPTTCLYCSFTSYPIGAYSKIVDDYISCLEKEIDYVAENFEGKTLDTIYIGGGTPTTLEPHQLERLIGYLQDKLDTSHVKEFTVESGRPDSITREKLKTMKKMGVTRISVNPQTMRDETLRLIGRRHTVAQLIDSFHMAREEGFDNINMDIILGLPGETAEDVAYTMSEIKKLDPDDLTVHSLAIKRGSRLAEVLHEKELKGELKVPILESINNTEEMMNIASRGAAELSLEPYYLYRQKNISGNFENTGYARKGKAGIYNILINEEVQSIVALGAGTVTKRVYGNGRIERCDNVKDIKMYMENIQEMIDRKNILFK; this comes from the coding sequence ATGGTAAAAATATTAGAAATAAAGGTATATAAAGTGATTAGAGTAAATTTAAATATTGATAAGTACCAGTACGACATCCATTCTCTTTTTAAAGCTTTTTATGGGAATGAGGATGTCAAAGTTATAGTCTCCGGAAGTTCTAATGATGAAGGAGACTATTTTGCCCTCGTAAATATACTGACAGAGGAAGAAAGTCCTGATTTGGTAAGAGGAAAGGTTGTTGTTTCTGCGGGGCTTAATTCAAAAGAGATTGTTCCTGTTCAAAAGGAAGTTGCATACATCGATCATCTTACTGTCAGTAAAAATGAAAACGCTTCTACAAGTGGAGATGCTTATACAGTAGACACAAGCAAAAATGCTGTTAAAAAGGCAATTTATCTGGCACTTAGAGAAGTAACCAAAAGAGATCTTCCATGGGGAAACCTTACCGGTATCAGACCAACCAGAATTGCCATGAACCTTATAGACAATGGCAAAAGCGATGAAGAAATCTTTGAGTACATGAAAAATACTTATTTTGTCAGCGATGAGAAGATAAGACTAAGCATTTCCATAGCCAGAAGAGAAAAAGAAGTATTAAAAGAAATAGATTATGAAAACGGCTACAGCCTTTATATAGGAATACCGTTTTGCCCAACAACCTGTCTTTACTGCTCATTTACTTCCTATCCGATTGGAGCTTACAGCAAGATAGTTGACGATTATATTTCCTGCCTTGAAAAAGAGATTGATTATGTTGCTGAAAATTTTGAGGGAAAGACGCTTGATACTATTTATATAGGTGGCGGAACCCCTACAACTCTTGAGCCTCATCAGCTCGAAAGACTTATAGGATACCTACAGGATAAACTGGATACATCTCATGTCAAAGAGTTTACGGTTGAATCAGGAAGACCTGACTCTATTACAAGAGAGAAATTAAAGACCATGAAGAAAATGGGAGTAACAAGAATATCTGTAAATCCCCAGACGATGAGAGATGAGACGCTTCGTCTGATTGGCAGGAGACATACGGTAGCTCAGCTGATTGACTCTTTTCATATGGCCAGAGAAGAGGGCTTTGATAACATCAATATGGATATTATCCTGGGACTTCCGGGAGAAACCGCTGAAGATGTTGCTTATACAATGAGTGAGATCAAAAAACTTGATCCGGATGATCTAACAGTTCATTCACTTGCCATAAAAAGAGGATCTCGTCTTGCAGAAGTTCTTCATGAAAAAGAACTTAAGGGAGAACTGAAGGTTCCAATTCTGGAATCTATAAATAATACTGAAGAGATGATGAATATAGCTTCAAGGGGAGCTGCAGAGTTGTCTTTAGAACCTTATTATCTCTACAGACAAAAGAATATCAGTGGAAACTTTGAAAATACAGGTTATGCCAGAAAAGGTAAAGCCGGAATATACAATATTCTCATCAATGAAGAAGTACAATCAATTGTTGCACTTGGCGCCGGCACTGTGACCAAGCGTGTTTATGGCAATGGACGAATAGAACGATGCGACAATGTCAAGGACATAAAAATGTATATGGAAAATATACAGGAAATGATAGACAGAAAAAATATTTTGTTTAAATGA
- a CDS encoding hydrogenase maturation nickel metallochaperone HypA, with protein MHELGVVFRIIDDLTELGKENEIEKIHTVTLQLGEVSGVVPSLLTDAWKWAADRTELMKGAELIIETLPAVTYCEDCKCEYETVAHGKICPNCGSEHTYLLRGNEFLIKEISAT; from the coding sequence ATGCACGAACTTGGTGTTGTTTTTCGTATAATTGATGATCTTACAGAACTTGGCAAAGAAAATGAGATTGAGAAGATCCACACGGTTACTCTTCAGCTTGGAGAAGTTTCAGGTGTTGTTCCATCTCTTTTAACAGATGCCTGGAAATGGGCAGCTGACAGGACAGAGCTTATGAAAGGCGCAGAACTGATCATTGAGACTCTTCCGGCTGTCACATATTGTGAAGATTGTAAATGCGAATACGAGACAGTTGCGCATGGTAAGATTTGTCCTAATTGCGGCAGTGAACACACCTATCTTTTAAGAGGAAATGAATTCCTGATCAAGGAGATATCTGCTACATGA
- a CDS encoding MBL fold metallo-hydrolase, protein MADKNIQIACMTLGMVGTNCFFVFDEAKTDDNGKKHGVLFDPADQGRRIYDTLTEKGFVIDLILLTHGHFDHIGGANELIELSGAKLGCHEKEQALCQDAYLNLSNDYGMHLKVKPDITYKDGDIIEAAGLTFKVLFTPGHTSGGCCYYCEEGKFVIAGDTLFEESVGRTDFPTSSTSELLRSINDKLFTLPDDTIVYPGHGETTSIGHEKEYNPFVLGW, encoded by the coding sequence ATGGCTGACAAGAATATACAGATTGCCTGCATGACTCTTGGTATGGTCGGAACAAACTGTTTTTTTGTGTTTGATGAAGCTAAAACTGATGACAATGGCAAGAAGCACGGTGTATTATTTGACCCTGCGGATCAGGGACGCAGAATATATGATACCTTGACGGAGAAGGGCTTTGTTATTGACCTTATCCTTCTTACGCACGGTCATTTTGATCATATAGGTGGCGCAAATGAGCTAATAGAGTTAAGCGGAGCCAAACTCGGCTGTCATGAGAAAGAACAGGCCTTATGCCAGGATGCATATTTGAATCTGTCTAATGATTATGGAATGCATCTTAAGGTTAAACCGGATATCACTTATAAAGATGGTGATATTATAGAGGCTGCAGGATTAACTTTTAAGGTATTGTTTACTCCTGGCCATACATCAGGCGGATGTTGTTATTACTGCGAGGAAGGCAAGTTTGTTATTGCGGGGGATACCCTCTTTGAAGAGTCGGTAGGAAGAACTGATTTCCCCACAAGTTCTACAAGTGAGCTTCTTCGTTCAATTAATGATAAACTATTTACTTTGCCGGATGACACGATTGTTTATCCCGGACATGGCGAGACAACATCTATAGGCCATGAAAAAGAGTACAATCCATTTGTTCTTGGATGGTAA
- the hypB gene encoding hydrogenase nickel incorporation protein HypB has protein sequence MDNVRVIEVKRSIFESNDKDADKLRQELKESKTFLLNLMSSPGSGKTTTLTRTIELLKDKYRIGVMEADIDSDVDAKTIAATGVKAIQLHTGGMCHLDADMTRQGIKELDTSDVDFAILENVGNLVCPAEFDTGSTKNAMILSVPEGHDKPLKYPLMFSICDVVLINKIDVMPYFDFDLEKCKENILFRNPNAKIIPICAKTGEGMQEWADWLSANIEEAIK, from the coding sequence ATGGATAATGTTAGAGTCATCGAAGTAAAAAGAAGTATTTTTGAGAGTAATGATAAGGATGCGGATAAGCTCAGGCAAGAGCTTAAGGAGTCAAAGACTTTTCTTTTAAACCTTATGTCTTCTCCCGGATCAGGCAAGACTACAACCCTTACACGTACTATTGAACTTCTTAAGGACAAGTACAGAATAGGTGTTATGGAAGCAGATATTGATTCAGATGTTGATGCCAAGACAATAGCAGCAACAGGAGTCAAGGCAATACAGCTACACACAGGCGGTATGTGCCATCTCGATGCTGATATGACACGTCAGGGAATCAAAGAGCTTGATACAAGTGATGTAGACTTTGCGATTCTTGAAAATGTTGGTAATCTGGTATGTCCTGCTGAATTTGATACAGGAAGTACCAAGAATGCGATGATTCTTTCTGTTCCTGAAGGACATGATAAGCCACTTAAATATCCGCTTATGTTTTCTATTTGCGATGTAGTGCTTATCAATAAAATTGATGTAATGCCTTACTTTGACTTTGACCTTGAGAAATGCAAGGAGAATATTCTTTTCCGTAATCCTAATGCCAAGATCATTCCTATCTGCGCTAAGACAGGAGAGGGCATGCAGGAGTGGGCTGATTGGCTGTCAGCGAATATAGAAGAAGCTATTAAGTAA
- a CDS encoding DUF5692 family protein, which produces MLFQLYSDHAAMQLIGWVLVFCGLILMNEIGRRTKLGGMIVFVVIPCILTVYFILAHVGMFGGAQNPTVAFMDGWFHYFKLYAADIGCVGFMMIKYKWGIGKEKWFAWFPWFIVAANIMIANVSDMESALAAYSITGNLTGAWWASNEGVFIYGGWWNVVNAIAGLINIFCMTGCVHLYTSKDKNKSDMLWPDMTIWFIIAYDVWNFEYTYLNLPTHSWYCGVALLLAPTFANAFWNKGAWIQNRANTLAIWCMWAQVVPAFQLSSKFAAALPSVYGGATANGITTMDLYEKAIALYNAGNGKTAEAGQIIESMGITADPRMQGFVAILAIVINVICITEIIKRSVKLGKNPYANEVFGDTKDFKLAMERAE; this is translated from the coding sequence ATGCTATTCCAACTTTATAGCGATCATGCTGCGATGCAGTTAATCGGATGGGTGTTGGTATTCTGCGGACTTATTCTCATGAATGAGATTGGCCGTAGAACAAAGTTAGGTGGAATGATAGTTTTCGTTGTTATTCCATGTATTCTTACTGTTTACTTTATTTTGGCACATGTTGGTATGTTTGGAGGTGCACAGAATCCTACTGTTGCATTCATGGACGGATGGTTCCATTACTTCAAACTTTATGCTGCTGATATCGGCTGCGTAGGCTTCATGATGATCAAGTACAAATGGGGCATTGGTAAAGAGAAATGGTTTGCCTGGTTCCCATGGTTCATCGTTGCTGCCAATATCATGATTGCTAATGTATCTGATATGGAGTCAGCACTTGCTGCTTACTCAATCACAGGCAACCTTACTGGTGCTTGGTGGGCTTCTAACGAAGGCGTATTTATCTATGGCGGATGGTGGAACGTTGTTAACGCTATCGCAGGTCTTATCAATATTTTCTGTATGACAGGCTGCGTTCACCTCTACACATCAAAAGACAAGAACAAGTCAGATATGCTCTGGCCTGATATGACAATCTGGTTCATCATTGCATATGATGTTTGGAACTTTGAGTACACATATCTCAACCTTCCTACACACTCATGGTATTGCGGTGTTGCACTCTTACTTGCTCCTACATTTGCTAATGCATTCTGGAACAAGGGAGCTTGGATCCAGAACCGTGCTAATACACTTGCAATCTGGTGTATGTGGGCTCAGGTTGTTCCTGCATTCCAGCTTAGTTCTAAGTTTGCAGCAGCTCTTCCTTCAGTTTACGGCGGAGCAACTGCTAATGGAATTACTACAATGGACCTTTACGAGAAGGCTATTGCACTTTATAATGCAGGTAATGGTAAGACAGCAGAAGCTGGCCAGATCATCGAGAGCATGGGTATCACAGCTGATCCTAGAATGCAGGGATTCGTTGCAATTCTCGCAATTGTTATTAACGTAATCTGCATCACAGAGATCATCAAGAGATCAGTTAAGCTTGGTAAGAACCCTTATGCTAACGAAGTATTTGGTGATACCAAAGATTTCAAATTAGCTATGGAGCGTGCAGAGTAA
- the glgB gene encoding 1,4-alpha-glucan branching protein GlgB → MTSKLYKMMNWPEIEEIIYSDGDNPHRILGAHKVGSSYLIQAFYPDADTIKVRVEQTGKEYEMELADEAGFFAALIPYTDKLKYKFVIKDAEGKEIVKDDPYAFGPLMDREDFIKFGSGIHYHIYEKLGAHPMVRNSVAGTEFAVWAPSAARVSVIGDFNNWDGRTCQMHRLDPIGIFEIFIPGAAEGDGYQFEIKTRSGLVYKRPDPFAFESKGENGVISVVRSLKQIRWTDEKWLAQRSKFELDEDPLSICEISLEAFADRHNDKSSMKEITADILEYVKNHGFNTIELMPVMKHLPGHFYHIMDFFALDNSSGNTNEFMEFVNTMHNSGVRVILDWVPTFFPKSSCGLSDFDGRPLFEYEDPRIGVHPKSGDMIFDYGRKEVTNFLITNALYWIENFHIDGLRTSDISRILYLDYDRKPGEWLPNIYGGNENLEALEFLKQFNTIIHKNNPGIITITKETACWPQLTDSVDEGGLGFDFKWNNGWTRDFLSYMQNDPLFRAGHHDELTFSLIYSYTERFVLAFTHEDVEKGLEGLYYLMPGDSSQKMANLRLALSFMMVHPGRKHLYMSPDALTIDQSVFVENILKKLNELYYDHDALHELDGSDKGFEWINNMASDQCMLSFIRKSTGDMETLLVVANMAGVEREYEIGVPVDGRYTEIFNSDNLSYGGTGILNEGRIESKRNDIDGRNYSISIKIAPVSLAIFSFTPYTEQEKKIRAIKEEEEIRKEKERQEALEALKEKQSLEEQKLLEQLKLKYEKELAEQEKAIEEKYEKIEEERIFSIVTDAAVKGLSAGKKAADSKKTAKSADKVSKTSSRTGSKETSKTAKKPVPKKTSGKSKK, encoded by the coding sequence GTGACAAGTAAACTGTATAAAATGATGAACTGGCCCGAGATTGAAGAGATTATCTATTCTGATGGCGATAATCCTCATAGAATACTCGGCGCACATAAAGTTGGGAGCAGTTATCTGATTCAGGCTTTTTATCCTGATGCAGATACTATTAAAGTGAGGGTTGAGCAGACAGGCAAGGAATATGAGATGGAACTTGCGGATGAGGCAGGTTTTTTTGCAGCGCTGATTCCTTATACTGATAAGCTCAAATATAAGTTTGTTATCAAGGACGCAGAGGGTAAGGAGATTGTCAAAGATGATCCCTATGCCTTCGGACCTCTTATGGATAGAGAGGATTTCATTAAATTCGGAAGTGGCATTCACTACCATATTTATGAGAAACTTGGCGCTCATCCTATGGTCAGAAATTCAGTTGCAGGTACAGAGTTTGCTGTATGGGCGCCTTCTGCTGCAAGAGTCAGTGTTATTGGAGACTTTAACAATTGGGATGGCAGAACATGCCAGATGCACAGACTGGATCCTATAGGCATCTTTGAGATTTTTATTCCGGGAGCTGCGGAAGGTGATGGATACCAGTTTGAAATTAAGACCAGAAGCGGACTTGTCTATAAAAGACCGGATCCTTTTGCTTTTGAATCAAAAGGAGAAAATGGAGTTATTTCTGTTGTCAGAAGTCTGAAGCAGATCAGATGGACTGATGAGAAATGGCTTGCGCAGCGCAGCAAATTTGAACTCGATGAAGACCCGCTTTCAATTTGTGAGATTTCTCTTGAGGCATTTGCTGACAGACATAATGATAAGAGCAGTATGAAGGAAATTACTGCCGATATTCTTGAGTATGTCAAGAACCATGGCTTTAACACTATTGAACTTATGCCTGTAATGAAGCATCTTCCGGGACATTTTTATCATATCATGGACTTTTTTGCCCTGGATAATTCAAGCGGAAATACAAATGAGTTTATGGAATTCGTTAATACCATGCATAATTCCGGTGTCAGAGTGATCCTTGACTGGGTTCCGACATTTTTCCCTAAGTCATCATGCGGGCTTAGTGATTTTGACGGAAGGCCTCTGTTTGAGTATGAAGATCCCAGAATTGGAGTTCATCCCAAGTCAGGAGATATGATCTTTGACTATGGACGTAAGGAGGTTACTAACTTCCTTATTACAAACGCTCTTTACTGGATTGAGAATTTCCATATTGATGGTCTTAGAACATCCGACATTTCAAGAATTCTATACCTTGATTATGACAGAAAACCCGGTGAGTGGCTGCCTAATATCTATGGCGGTAATGAGAATCTTGAGGCTCTTGAATTCCTCAAACAGTTCAATACTATTATTCACAAGAATAATCCGGGAATTATAACAATTACCAAAGAAACAGCCTGCTGGCCGCAGCTTACAGACAGTGTAGATGAGGGCGGACTTGGCTTTGACTTTAAGTGGAACAATGGTTGGACAAGAGATTTCCTTTCATATATGCAAAATGATCCTCTATTTAGAGCAGGACATCACGATGAGCTGACATTCAGTCTCATATATAGCTATACTGAGAGGTTTGTACTAGCATTTACTCACGAGGATGTTGAAAAGGGACTCGAGGGCCTGTATTATCTGATGCCTGGTGATTCCTCACAGAAGATGGCTAATTTGCGACTTGCTCTTTCGTTTATGATGGTACACCCCGGACGTAAGCATCTGTACATGTCGCCTGATGCCCTTACAATTGATCAGTCTGTGTTTGTGGAGAATATCCTCAAAAAGCTTAATGAACTTTATTATGATCACGATGCTCTTCACGAACTTGATGGATCTGATAAGGGATTTGAATGGATCAACAATATGGCTTCTGATCAGTGCATGCTTTCATTTATCAGAAAGAGTACCGGTGACATGGAAACTCTTCTTGTTGTCGCTAATATGGCAGGAGTTGAGAGAGAATATGAGATTGGTGTTCCTGTAGATGGAAGATACACTGAGATATTTAACAGCGATAACCTCAGTTATGGCGGAACAGGTATCTTAAATGAAGGCAGGATTGAATCAAAGAGAAATGATATAGATGGCAGAAATTACAGCATTTCTATTAAGATTGCTCCTGTTTCTCTTGCTATCTTTAGCTTTACTCCTTATACAGAGCAGGAAAAGAAAATCCGTGCAATTAAGGAAGAAGAGGAAATAAGGAAAGAAAAAGAGCGCCAGGAAGCTTTAGAAGCTCTTAAGGAAAAACAGAGCCTCGAGGAGCAGAAACTCCTTGAACAGCTCAAGCTCAAATATGAAAAAGAGCTTGCGGAGCAGGAAAAAGCTATTGAAGAAAAATATGAGAAGATTGAGGAAGAGAGAATCTTTAGCATTGTCACAGATGCTGCCGTAAAGGGACTTAGCGCAGGAAAAAAGGCTGCGGACAGCAAAAAGACAGCTAAGTCTGCAGATAAGGTATCCAAGACATCATCCAGGACCGGCTCAAAGGAAACTTCAAAAACAGCAAAAAAGCCTGTTCCTAAAAAGACAAGCGGTAAATCCAAGAAATAA
- a CDS encoding RelA/SpoT family protein — protein MPQNFDDGKIEAIEEFLTPDTLYEGLIKRVRKYHPSDDISLIEKAYNQAAEAHQGQLRKSGEPYIIHPLCVAIILADLEMDKETIAAGLLHDVVEDTICTKEEIQESFGADVALLVDGVTKLTALQLSTDNTNKTQEQIDMQAQNLRKMFLAMAKDIRVILIKLADRLHNMRTLAHMPPEKQQRIAQETLDIYSPIAGRLGISRIKVELDDLSLKYLKPDVYYDLVDKVSIRKSEREKYVEDICENVRDAIKTAGIEGEVNGRVKHFFSIYKKMRNQNKTLDQIYDLFAIRIIVATVKDCYAALGVIHEMYKPIPGRFKDYIAMPKPNMYQSLHTTLIGQTGQPFEIQIRTYDMHKAAEYGIAAHWKYKETSDGKKAENGEEEKLTWLRQILEWQQDMSDNQEFMNLLKSDLNLFSDDVYCFTPTGEVKNLPAGSTPIDFAYSVHSAVGNKMIGAKVNGKLVPIDYKIQNGDRIEIVTSQNSRGPSRDWLSIAKATSTKNKINQWFRHELKEENIARGREQLIEYCKSKGIDLFAITKPEYQDIITRKYGFHDWEAILAAVGHGGLREGQIINKMLELGDKEHKRNITDEEVLAAVAESNVTPQVSSSDNAIIVKGVHDVAVRFSKCCNPVPGDDICGFVTRGRGVSIHRKDCVNVIKMQEEDRTRLIEAKWQSDTSGPGGKYAATIKIFANNRSGLLADISRTLSEKDIDIISMNTRTSKQGLATMETSFQVSSRDQLREIVDKIRQIDSVIDIERTTG, from the coding sequence ATGCCCCAGAATTTCGACGATGGTAAAATTGAAGCCATAGAGGAGTTCCTTACACCTGATACATTGTATGAAGGGCTTATCAAGAGGGTCAGGAAATATCATCCATCGGATGATATTTCCCTTATTGAAAAAGCATACAATCAGGCTGCGGAAGCTCATCAGGGACAGTTACGTAAATCAGGTGAACCTTACATAATTCACCCTCTTTGCGTTGCTATAATCCTTGCTGACTTGGAAATGGATAAAGAGACCATAGCAGCAGGGCTTCTTCATGATGTCGTTGAAGATACCATCTGCACCAAGGAAGAAATTCAGGAATCTTTTGGAGCTGATGTTGCTCTTTTGGTAGATGGAGTTACCAAACTGACAGCTTTGCAGTTGTCTACTGATAACACTAACAAGACTCAGGAACAGATTGATATGCAGGCTCAGAATCTGCGTAAAATGTTCCTTGCTATGGCTAAAGATATCAGAGTTATTCTGATCAAACTGGCCGACAGACTCCATAATATGAGGACTCTTGCGCATATGCCGCCTGAGAAGCAGCAGAGGATTGCCCAGGAGACTCTTGATATCTATTCGCCTATTGCAGGCAGACTTGGTATCAGCAGGATCAAGGTTGAACTTGATGACCTGTCTTTGAAATATCTTAAACCTGATGTTTACTATGATCTTGTAGATAAGGTTTCCATTAGAAAAAGTGAAAGAGAAAAATATGTAGAGGACATTTGCGAGAATGTCAGAGATGCCATTAAAACAGCCGGAATAGAAGGTGAAGTTAATGGCAGGGTTAAGCATTTCTTTAGTATTTATAAGAAAATGCGTAATCAGAATAAGACTCTTGATCAGATTTATGATCTGTTCGCTATCAGGATAATTGTAGCGACTGTCAAAGACTGTTATGCGGCTCTTGGCGTGATCCATGAAATGTACAAGCCTATTCCCGGCAGGTTCAAGGATTATATTGCCATGCCTAAGCCTAATATGTACCAGTCTCTTCACACTACACTTATAGGACAGACCGGACAGCCTTTTGAAATTCAGATCAGAACTTATGATATGCATAAGGCAGCTGAATACGGTATTGCTGCTCACTGGAAATATAAGGAAACATCAGATGGCAAGAAGGCAGAGAATGGTGAAGAAGAGAAGCTTACCTGGCTGCGTCAGATCCTTGAATGGCAACAGGATATGTCTGACAATCAGGAATTCATGAATCTTCTTAAGAGTGATCTTAACCTGTTTTCAGATGATGTTTATTGCTTTACACCTACAGGAGAAGTCAAAAACCTTCCTGCAGGCTCTACACCTATTGATTTTGCATATAGTGTTCACAGTGCTGTCGGCAACAAGATGATTGGCGCTAAAGTTAACGGCAAACTTGTTCCTATAGATTACAAGATCCAGAATGGTGACAGAATAGAGATTGTTACCAGCCAGAATTCCAGAGGACCAAGTAGAGACTGGCTGTCTATTGCCAAGGCTACTTCTACCAAGAACAAGATCAATCAATGGTTCAGACATGAGCTTAAGGAAGAGAATATTGCCAGAGGTAGAGAGCAGCTTATTGAATACTGTAAGAGTAAGGGCATAGATCTTTTTGCAATTACCAAACCTGAATATCAGGATATCATTACGAGAAAATATGGTTTCCATGACTGGGAAGCAATTCTTGCAGCTGTAGGTCACGGGGGACTTCGTGAAGGCCAGATCATCAACAAGATGCTGGAACTTGGCGACAAGGAGCATAAGAGGAATATTACTGATGAAGAGGTTCTTGCTGCTGTAGCTGAATCCAATGTTACTCCTCAGGTTTCAAGCTCTGATAATGCCATTATTGTTAAGGGAGTTCACGATGTTGCAGTCAGATTCTCTAAATGCTGCAATCCTGTTCCGGGAGATGATATTTGCGGCTTTGTTACACGTGGCAGAGGAGTTTCTATTCATAGAAAAGACTGTGTCAATGTGATCAAGATGCAGGAAGAGGATAGAACAAGACTCATCGAGGCTAAGTGGCAGTCCGATACCTCAGGTCCTGGCGGTAAATACGCTGCGACCATTAAGATTTTTGCCAATAACAGAAGCGGACTTCTTGCAGATATTTCCAGAACTTTGTCTGAGAAAGATATTGATATTATTTCTATGAATACCAGAACAAGCAAGCAGGGACTTGCTACAATGGAAACTTCTTTCCAGGTATCTTCAAGAGACCAGCTCCGCGAGATTGTTGATAAGATCAGACAGATAGATAGTGTTATTGACATAGAGAGAACTACAGGGTAA